One Deltaproteobacteria bacterium DNA window includes the following coding sequences:
- a CDS encoding DUF2914 domain-containing protein codes for MAEHMLTRPNLSLQNLLIPIQTHIPATAFVGGFCFDLATLGRIDSYTNFFVHGFWLLISGMILVMTLVAQSEWTYTGPRIKRRLASSFLKHDQFVFHFALGALLSAFTIFYFKSSSAAVSILFLGLLAGLLILNEMKRFQKIGPFIRCMLYQIALLTFATYIIPILLGSLSYAVFALALCSSAAIALGLGAVLKKLDYPARSLRLYYLNPTLIAFGLFTGLYASNAIPPIPLSTQHIGVYHDVRVSKSGYAIKQDPRGQSMLPFAQDTFFARPADKVFVFTRIFAPRHFSDSIYLRWQKELANGSWHTTDTIPMKIRGGREMGYRGYGYKANYQAGNWRVFVETKDGREVGSVSFAIQKDDSDTSRIFQSRVH; via the coding sequence ATGGCAGAGCATATGTTGACCCGGCCCAATCTATCGTTACAAAACCTCTTGATACCTATCCAGACTCATATCCCTGCCACGGCATTCGTGGGTGGCTTTTGTTTCGACCTCGCCACCCTCGGGCGGATTGATAGCTATACTAACTTTTTTGTCCACGGTTTTTGGTTGCTCATAAGCGGCATGATTTTAGTGATGACCCTCGTCGCACAATCTGAGTGGACGTACACGGGGCCAAGAATCAAAAGGCGGCTGGCATCATCGTTTCTTAAACATGACCAATTTGTATTCCATTTCGCACTGGGCGCTCTTTTAAGTGCCTTCACAATCTTCTATTTCAAATCCAGTTCCGCGGCCGTTTCTATTCTCTTTTTAGGACTTCTGGCCGGTCTTCTGATCCTCAATGAAATGAAGCGGTTTCAAAAAATCGGTCCCTTTATCAGGTGCATGCTTTACCAAATTGCGCTCCTAACATTTGCCACCTATATCATTCCGATACTTCTGGGCTCTTTAAGCTATGCAGTCTTTGCCCTGGCTCTTTGCTCCAGCGCCGCCATTGCCCTTGGCCTTGGTGCCGTCCTCAAAAAGTTAGATTACCCCGCTAGGTCGTTGCGGCTTTATTATTTGAACCCAACTCTCATCGCATTCGGGCTATTTACCGGGCTCTACGCAAGCAATGCTATACCGCCCATACCCCTCTCCACTCAGCACATTGGCGTTTACCACGATGTCCGAGTAAGTAAATCCGGGTATGCCATCAAACAAGATCCGCGTGGGCAATCCATGCTGCCTTTTGCTCAAGACACCTTCTTTGCACGGCCAGCCGATAAGGTCTTTGTCTTTACGCGTATTTTTGCGCCGCGTCACTTCAGCGATTCAATATACCTTCGATGGCAAAAAGAACTCGCCAACGGTAGCTGGCATACAACGGATACAATACCGATGAAGATCCGTGGCGGGCGAGAGATGGGTTACCGCGGCTACGGCTACAAAGCCAACTACCAGGCTGGGAATTGGCGCGTATTTGTGGAAACAAAAGATGGGCGCGAAGTAGGCAGCGTTTCCTTTGCCATCCAAAAAGATGATTCCGACACATCAAGAATTTTTCAGTCAAGAGTGCACTAG